In Zingiber officinale cultivar Zhangliang chromosome 1A, Zo_v1.1, whole genome shotgun sequence, a genomic segment contains:
- the LOC122023719 gene encoding zinc finger CCCH domain-containing protein 30-like yields MAGLKKSKRVSWARELNQVRLFLAEDAPALSGLGTQDNLQAKGSWLLHASSISNDDSSLPPGFESPHPAYQFRSEIAKIPLVKWKCPLRILLSTKWLVAAGAESEEATVQNQRQVRVLESIYPRSTSIPPNPSVSSEVQDSFWDDSQTPTIPISAVEDEDPSEQLEIDPLDSQFQQTAQNLQGSIRRQDIQDHTSDTERSQVSALQAALTMSQGDTTAARILGSTAPDVVAAASAAFTAIMKSNEQGSMIDRDLLISILTNPSLVEKLVSEYGASRESQPVLASSSTPFSHSPLQIQSPAPLLPPVGPPMSNNAPSLPVYRTSQMYSLPSSVPPPVMNAHAAPSIPIPPKLMPGAQVVVRDANYLKSLVQQHGGEKQDTSSYHNNIVAGNVDIVNGSGHQREARPKIPRPCAFFNTPKGCRHGANCSYQHDPSLPPRTQQPRGSKRIKLDGGIVYRN; encoded by the exons ATGGCTGGCTTGAAGAAGTCGAAGAGGGTTTCCTGGGCCAGAGAGTTGAATCAG GTAAGATTATTTTTAGCAGAGGATGCCCCTGCTCTCTCTGGATTGGGGACCCAAGACAATCTCCAAGCAAAGGGATCATGGTTATTGCATGCTTCTAGCATAAGCAATGATGATTCTTCCCTTCCTCCAGGTTTCGAATCACCTCATCCTGCATATCAGTTCAGATCTGAAATTGCAAAAATCCCTTTGGTCAAGTGGAAATGCCCTCTGAGA ATACTTTTGAGTACAAAATGGTTAGTAGCTGCTGGAGCAGAAAGTGAAGAAGCTACTGTGCAGAATCAAAGACAAGTGAGAGTGCTTGAATCAATCTATCCACGTTCAACTTCTATACCGCCCAA TCCTTCAGTTTCATCTGAGGTGCAAGACTCATTTTGGGATGATTCCCAAACACCTACAATTCCTATTAGTGCTGTTGAAGATGAAGATCCATCAGAACAATTAGAAATTGATCCACTGGACAGCCAGTTCCAACAAACTGCTCAGAATCTGCAGGGCTCGATCAGACGACAGGACATTCAAGATCATACTTCAGATACAGAACGCTCCCAAGTCTCTGCTTTGCAGGCTGCCCTAACCATGTCTCAGGGTGATACAACAGCTGCTAGGATATTGGGCAGCACAGCACCTGACGTTGTTGCAGCTGCTTCTGCTGCATTCACAGCGATAATGAAAAGCAACGAGCAAGGAAGCATGATTGACCGTGATCTTCTGATTAGTATCCTCACCAATCCTAGTTTAGTGGAGAAGCTGGTTTCAGAGTATGGAGCTTCTAGAGAGTCTCAGCCAGTATTGGCTTCTTCTTCCACCCCATTTTCACATTCACCTCTACAAATCCAATCCCCAGCCCCACTTCTGCCTCCAGTGGGTCCTCCAATGAGTAACAATGCACCTTCCCTTCCAGTTTATCGAACTTCACAAATGTATTCTTTGCCTAGTTCAGTGCCACCCCCTGTTATGAATGCTCATGCTGCGCCATCGATCCCGATCCCTCCTAAACTTATGCCAGGTGCCCAAGTGGTAGTTAGAGATGCAAATTATTTGAAGAGCTTAGTCCAGCAGCATGGTGGTGAGAAGCAAGATACTTCTAGCTACCATAACAATATAGTGGCCGGGAATGTCGATATAGTAAATGGTTCTGGTCACCAAAGAGAAGCAAGACCTAAGATCCCCAGGCCTTGTGCCTTCTTCAACACACCTAAAGGATGTCGGCACGGTGCAAACTGCTCATATCAGCATGATCCTTCTCTACCACCGAGAACCCAGCAGCCCAGAGGATCTAAGCGGATTAAGTTAGATGGGGGGATTGTTTACAGGAATTAA
- the LOC122023728 gene encoding indole-3-acetic acid-induced protein ARG7-like, translated as MGGGIGKCSKIQHIVRLRQMLRRWRLRASASSRAADVPAGHVAVCVGSTSRRFVVRASHLNHPVFRRLLRQAEEEYGFSTGRSGPLSLPCDEALFEHALRLISSSSSSSSAAAASSRFANCNNLDEYSALLYSATAAAASATPSSCCCDVGRWMLSADALPLLHAHRLAEKRLFW; from the coding sequence ATGGGAGGGGGAATAGGCAAATGTAGCAAGATCCAGCACATCGTGCGACTCCGGCAGATGCTGCGGCGGTGGCGGCTGCGCGCTTCGGCGTCGTCGCGGGCGGCGGACGTGCCGGCCGGACACGTGGCGGTGTGCGTGGGGAGCACTTCGCGGCGGTTCGTGGTCCGCGCGTCGCACCTCAACCACCCCGTCTTCCGGCGGCTGCTCCGGCAGGCGGAGGAGGAGTACGGGTTCTCCACCGGCCGCTCCGGCCCTCTCTCGCTCCCCTGCGACGAAGCCCTCTTCGAGCACGCCCTCCGCCtcatctcctcttcctcctcctcctcctccgccgcagCCGCGTCTTCCAGATTCGCCAACTGCAACAACCTCGACGAATACTCGGCGCTCCTCTACtccgccaccgccgccgccgcctcagcCACTCCTTCCTCCTGCTGCTGCGACGTCGGCCGCTGGATGCTGTCGGCCGACGCGCTTCCGCTCCTCCACGCCCACCGCCTCGCAGAGAAGCGCCTCTTCTGGTGA